CTATGCCTGTGCCGCCCCTGGTCGTTCTTGGAGCACCACCACGGGTTGGTATACCGCCGCGCCCTCCCGCCCGCGGTATCCCCCCTCTTCCTCTAGGCACACCTGTTGTTTTCGCAGCCGGCGCTGGCGTTTGCAGGTTCTGGAATTTGGAGGCGATTTTGCTGCTCGGTGGGTTGTCGACGAAGGAAGTGTCTGTTGTCAAAAAAGTGGCTTCCATATCTTCGGGTCCCTGGGAGCGATTCAGGTTCGCAGCACCCTGATCAGGCTGGTTCTGCGGTCGCTTGAATGATTCATGAATAGGAGCCTACAATTCCCACATTAGTATGCTTGTCGCATTGCACCTTCCCCCCGAGTCTCCTGTCACGCACCTCAGGAAAGTCGACGCAGAAGGCGTTCATGTTCATTCCGTACAGGAACCCTGCAAAGCTCTCGGAGAAGCGTGCCAGACTCTCGTGCATCAGTTGCAGTTGCAGAAAGTTTTGCTCGAGGTCGGCCATGGCGTCGCTCAGCTCAGCAAACCCATCTTGCAGTCCCTCGAGTGCGTTGCCGGATGCGGAGGCAGCGCGGCCGCGTTGGGATGAGTCGCGTAACGAGGAGCGAGAAGATGCGCGGAGGGGTGTAGTCGGGCGTGATCGAGGCGACTTGCTGCGTGTGCGTCGGTACGAGGGGGTAGTCGTAGGTGTGGTGGACGCCATTTGTGCCCGGGGGGATAGTTCTTTACTTGTAGGGTTCGGCGGGACAGGCGACCAATGGCAGTGGCGACGAGATGGATGTATCTCGAGTGTCGTTGCTGTCTTGGAACGCGGTCTTAGTTCGGGCACGATACGAAGTAAACAGTACCCCACAACGCAGGGCAAGTGCGCTAGGACGGATTGGCTGATGATGCCATGGCTCATGCTCCCAAAACTGCGCCTGGACCTGGACCTCCCTGTCCTGGCATATCGCGTTCAGCAGATTACCACCAGACGCCACTTCCAGCGGCTTACCTGAAGGCGTCCCGCTGCCGTATCCTATACGCAGAGTCGTGGCTGCAACTTTCGTCCGAACGCATCCGAAAAGCTCTGCCGACGTCACACTAAGCAGACGCGAGCACTTGTCACCTCGAGGCTCAGCGGTCTGACACTTTTCCATGTTGCCTCGTGCACAGCCCTTACAAAGACTACTTCACACCTCTACACCCAAGGCTCGACTAGCCGCGTACCCTACACAGCATCGCATTGCCCCACCTGCCGTCTCTAGCTATACGCATCGGGTCACACGCGCATACATACTACACCATAGTCGGCGGAGCACGGCGAGGGCTTCTCATAACAAGAGCGGAATCAACTTTTGGCCTGTAGGAATAGTTGCAGGAATCGCGATTGGCGGCGCACTGCTCGTTCCCTTTGTGCACAGCTCTCCAAAACTACAGGCAGCAAAGCCTTCCACCTCCGCTCAATTCGAAGTTGCAGATCTAACAGACTCGTACCTCGTCATGGCGCCAAACACACCCGCGGGGAGGCCAGGCACTCTCACAGCAGAAGAGGACAAGAAGCTCCGTGAGCTATGGGCGATTGTTATGAGAGTCTTTGGAGTGGATGTGGCGTCGGAAGCTACAGACGGCGCTGACGAGGTTGCATCGACTACCACAAGCGAAACTGCAGTAGCAGACGGCAAGAAGGataagaagaagagcaggcTGAACGTATTCAAGAGAAACAAGGGCGATAAGGGCGCAGACGACAAGGCATCGACTGCTTCTGGAGGCTCTACTCCCTCAGACATCAGCAGGTTGTCCATATCGGCCGATGATGACAAGTTTGGCCAAACCGCAGAATTCAAGGCGGCGATAGCCAACATTCCCCCGGAAGAGCTGCGAAAGACCTTCTGGAGCATGGTGAAGCATGACCATCCTGatgctcttcttcttcgcttcCTGCGCGCACGCAAATGGGACGTTGAGAAGGCACTTGTCATGATGATCTCTACCATGCAGTGGAGACTCAACGAGATGCACGTCGAAGACCTGCTGAAGACGGGAGAGCTCGCTGCTTTGCAGACCGCAAGCACAGATGCCAAGGCTAAGAAGAACGCCGATGACTTCTTGACACAGCTGCGCATGGGCAAGAGCTTTTTGCACGGATTGGACGTTGAAGGGAGACCAATGTGTTTTGTTCGTGCGAGGTTACACAAGGCCGGTGAGCAGACGGAAGAGAGTCTGGAAAAATTCACAGTATACACCATCGAGACTGCGCGCATGTTGTTGAGGCCTCCGATTGATACAGCCGTAAGTTGATCCGCCTTGAGTCCAGGTCATACATCAGGATTACTGACCGAGTATAGACTGTTGTCTTTGACATGACCGACTTTTCCATGGCCAACATGGACTACACACCGGTGAAATTCATGATCAAATGCTTCGAGGCAAATTACCCCGAATCACTCGGTACTGTCCTCGTCTACAGAGCACCCTGGGTCTTCAATGCTGTCTGGAGCATCGTCAAGGGCTGGCTCGACCCCGTCGTCGCCAGCAAAGTACATTTCGCAAAGACTATTGACGAACTGAGCAACTATGTACCAAGGTCACAGATCCCAACTGAGTTGGGCGGAGACGAGAAGTGGGAGTACAAGTACCCTGAGCCCGTGCCTGGCGAGAACGACAAAATGGCCGACGAACAGTCCAAGCAGGAGTTGCAGAGCGAGAGACAACAGATTGTCGACAAGTACGAGAGTACGGTGCTTGAGTGGGTACATGCGGGTGATAGCGCGCCAGCCGAAGAGAAGAGAAAAGAGAGGGATGCCGTTGCAGAGCAGTTGAGGCAGAACTACTGGAAGCTGGACCCGTACGTCCGAGCACGCTCGCTGTACGACCGCGTGGGCGTCCTCCAAGACGGAGGCAAGCTGGAATTTTACGGCAAAGCACCTGAGCCTGCGGTTACACCCGCAAAAGCAACGGAAACGAGCGCCGATGATCTTGACTAGGATTCGAAAGCTCAGCTACTCCGGTGGGACAGCGCCTTCAACACATTGGCCGACGCTTGAAACAATCATAGCCCCCTTTTCCTCATCTCGTGTCCATGTGTTGTTGGCACAACCGGTCTAGCATTCGTTGCTCTAATGTGTAGTAGTCTCTCAAAGCAAAACAAAACACCCTCTGTATAGCCTCACATCCCCTTTTGATTGTTCGCCTCGGAATACATCCTTGGCTCTAATAATATCTCCTTTTCCGCTTGGTAGCATCTACTCCTAtgactacctaggtacctacCTAAAACGTCGCATGGCCTGCTTTTCTCGTTTCCTTCCTTTACCGCCTTGACACGTTTCACTTCCAATAGAGTTGTGGTAGAGTCAGGCGGCACTGCAGAGATCGACCCAAGCGTTTTGGATTCGATGGCGGCCCAAATGTCCGATCGCAACGATGCACTAGCGGAAATGACGTCACGTTCCTGCTTTGGAACGCTCCGTTTGTTTTGCCCTGTGGCCCTActtgcttcttcttcggccTTTAAGTGCTTTAGCTCGGGTGGTTAGTGCTCCGCGCGTTTGGTCCCCCTTGGACTAATGCCAGCTTAACGCAACGTCGGCCAGACTCACAGGTTTGTGAAGCTACTTGTTCTGTTTCGCTGACTTGTGCATGACTCCAGCGACGACCGGTGTTTTGGCAACCCAACACGTCTCATGCATCTTGGTGTGTTGTCTGGCTTCTGAGAGTTGCAGATGGTGAATTGGATGGAATGTTCGTTCTGCGCAGGCGTGGTGTGACAACCTTGGATCCAGTGTCCTTTTTATTTTTCAGATTCTATGCTGGGATGCCTGGTGTCCCATCGGAGGTACGTACGCACAGAACTTCAACAGGACAAAACCAACGTATGCTTTGAGTAAAACAAGATGTTGGTATTTTACATGAGTTTCGTGCTGTAATTTACATGCTATGCAAAACGCTCTACGAAGTAACTTTGATATCCCTGCCTTCTTTGGTCCGATGGCTCTCGTGGTTGCTCACTTCGTCCATTTTGGTAGCCATTTCTCCCGCATCTCCAAGGCTGGTGTCTCTCGTGTCGGCAGTCTCATCAACACGCTCTCTGGGGACCCCTTCGCCCATTCGTGATGTGGATCCGGATAGGATGTTCCCAGCGTCTGTCCTGTCTCCGTCTGTGTCGGCATTAGGCATGGTAAGGCCCTTTGCTGGCCGGTACGTGATGTGGCCTTGCGCGGCAGCAGCAAGACGTTGCTTTTGGCCTGTTTCTCCGGCACGACCTAAGACGCCAGCAATGACCTGTATGCAGCGGAGACTGCAGCGCGTTAGTATGAAGCACGAGCTATTATGAAAAGCTGGCTTACCTGTCGTCATTTGCGGGGATAGGGTAGGTGACCCAGGTAGGATCTGCGTTGGTATCAATGACACCGATTGTGGGAATATTGTTCAGCGCACACTCGTGCAGCAGCACATAGTTCTCGAGCGGGTTCATACAGACGACGAGATCTGGCCGGAGAACGGGGCGGTCGAAGAGCAGGTCTTCGAAGCCTGGGACTTCTTCGTCTAGCTCGTTGACCACCTTTGTTTTGCACCTGCCCAAGATCTGCTGGCCGTTGGTGATGCTTCCGGGGATCCAGCGCTCGAACAGATGGTATCCCTTGGCTAGCTCGGCCGCGCGGGCGACGGCCCTATCTTGCCCGTCGCGTGTGCCAACAAACAGGATCATGCCTCCGCGCCGCGCGACTTCCTGTACCACTTTGGCGGCTCGGCGCAGGTGGGCTGCGGTGACTTCGAGCGAGATGATGTGGACGCCTTGTCGTATACCGTGGATGTAGCGTGCATTTGCGGGGTTCCAGAGCGAGGTGACATGGCCTTGGTGGGCCTCGGAGGCGAGGAGCAATTCCAGGGTAACGTCGGCGGGGGAGGGGGGATGGTTGAGGAGGGTGTGCGGTTTGTAGTGAGGCTCAATCTGGGTCCCCAGCTTTCCCATCTGCTGGGCTACGACATGTCAACGGGCTGCAGTGGGGGATGGGGGATGGGGGAGGCGGGCGCCATACACTGCTGCTTGTACAGGTAGTACTGTTGGGCGACATTGCCGGCGACAGCGTCGGAGGTTCCATGGGTCTCGGGATCGACAGAGGGCACCGGCTGCTGGAGGTGGGTGTTGAGCTGGGCCTCTATCGACTGCAGCTGCTTGAGGCTGTTTTCGGTCGAGGCTTCAATCGAGTCGGTCTCGGTGGAGAGGTGTCGCTGCAGCGGGCGAGACGACTGTCGAGCGTGTTGTGCGAGTGCCCGGGGGGCTGTGCAGCGTGTCAGCAGTTGCGTCCATCTCGAATTGGCCCAAACCCACCACTGCGCGCTGCTATGCTCCTCAGTATCATTTTGCGTCGCGTGCAGTCGCCGTCCTGGTGGACCAAAAAGTCTCGAGCGATGGCGCCAAGCACCGTGTGGCGCTAGGCCGGTTTGGGCGGGCGCTCATCTGTGGGCACCCGCAGGCTTCCTTCGCCGTCAGTCGAGGACCGATAGCCGTCAGCATCAGATCATGCGTGCCAGTGGTGAGGCGCTGCGAGGGGCGCTGCGTTGCATCGGTCCCACCGGTAGGGCAGAGCATGGCATTGTGCAAAATGCCATATGTTGGTCCCTGCTGCTGTCGCTCGCCTCTTGCTCACCCCATCCCGCGCCGCCTGTGCTCAAAGTGCTTGTGCCGCCCCCAATAATTGCTCGTGTGAAGCCACTGACATGCTTCCGTCATCTTCTGCTGCTATCCCGCACGCGGCCTTTTGGCTTGGCACCTAGCGCATTCCACTGACGCTACACATCCTCGCTCTTCGCATCCCAACCTCACACGCTCGGCCCTGCGTTGCCCTGCCCTGCCCTGCCCTGCCCTGCCCTGCCCTGTTCTATATCGACCAACGTGTCGCTGCGCCTGAGCTGCCGCCGCCTGCGAGACCGCCGGCCATCGCCGCCCTCGAATGTCGCTTGTGAGACACTGCACCCCCCGCCGCCGCGACCCGTCCAGCCAGCGAAACAAGTGATAGCGCATCACCGCCCTACCCACGGGCGCTACCCACTCTCTTTGATGCCTACACCTCTGTGCTGGACGACTGACCTCGCTGCTCTCGACATCTGAGCTTCCCTGCCCGCCACGATGAATGGCTATCCGTATCCCACGCGGCCCTTCAACCAGGCCAACAATGCAAACATGATGATGAGCATGAATGGGGACGCCATGAACGGCTTCAACATGGTCGAGGGCCAGTCACTGGACTCAATAGTCGCGCAGAACGACAAGGACAACCGCCGACGGAGTATGCCCGTCTACGCCAGAGGGCCGccgcagcaacagcagcgacaacaacatcagcagcagcagcagcaacaacagaTGAACATGGGCAGCCCCGACACGCGCAGATTAAGCATGATGCATTTTGGAGACCCCAATGGCAGCGAAATGGACGACTTCCAGTTTGACATGTCCAACGCGGCCATGGACAACATGATGCGCAGCAACACCTTCCCGCGAACAACCGCCGACATACAGGGCGACCAGCTACCTGCTGCGGACCTCAATATCAACACCCAGTTCCAAAGCCAGGCCTCTCCGTTTCCAAGCATGGCCACTCCTGGCTCTGCGTACGCTTCGCCCATGCACCAGAAGAACTCTCTCGACCTGGACATGGGATCCTATCAGAACGGCTTGAACATGCCTCTGGACATGGACGACTCGCTCAATATGATGCCAACCGATATGAACATGTTTCCTGGCAGCCAGTTCAACACTTCCATGTTGGATTCCCCCATTAACCAGGACTTTGTTGGACCCATGCCTGCTGCTCCCCAAGGTAACAACACGCCATCAGGACAGTCGCAAGACCATTTCAAGCGGCCTTCACTGAACAACACGCCCGAAGTCAAACCAGGCAGATCCAGCTTCCTTAGCCGCACCACTAGCCAGGACCAGTCCAGCATGCGTTCTACTTCCCGGCCCCAGAGCGAACATCGCTCCTCCACCAGTGTTCCGACACGCATGACTCTGACCTCACTACAGAATCAGCAACCTATCGCACAGGATCCTGCACAAGACCTACCAAAAGAGGTTATCAACAAGCAACTGCAAGATTTTAAGATGCCATGGCAGCAGCCTGCAGGCGGGTTTCCGTCCACGATGCATCACAATCCTCACATGAAGACACAGTTTAAGAATGCTTATTCGTCCACCGGATTCGACATGCTCGGAGTACTAGTAGGTTCCAGGACTACTTCTTCTGCACGTTAAATGCTAACACATGGACAGATGCGCGTAGCTACCAGACCTGACCCCCAGATTGACATCGGCTCTGTTGATCTTTCGTGCGCTTTTGTCGTTTGTGATGCCGAGCTAGACGACATTCCCATTGTTTACTGCTCAGAGAACTTCGAGCGACTCACCGGCTACACAAGACACATGATTCTTGGGCGAAATTGCCGCTTCTTGCAGGCACCTGACGGAAAGGTCGAATCTGGAATCAAGCGAAACTACGTTGACGACGATTCAGTCTACTATCTCAAGAACATGATCGAGAGTCGTGCAGAAGCGCAGATTAGCTTGATCAATTACAGAAGAGGCGGCCAACCGTTCATGAACCTTCTGACCATGATTCCCATCGCTTGGGAACCTGGCGGCAAGATGAAGTTTTTCGTCGGCTTCCAGGTTGACCTTGTGGAGCAGCCCGGCGCCATGACGAACAAGAACTCAGGTAGGCTCTCATATCTAACGAACATGCCCGTGTATGAACTGATCGTATTGTAGATGGCTCTTACCGAGTCAACTACCAGCGCGGGATGTCGATACCGAGTTACGTCTTCAGCGACCACCACAAGCCACAACAAGCCGAACAAGGCCAGACCATCTCCAAAGACGAGGTGTCCAACGTACTCGCTGCGTATAGCGGAAGCGGCGATTCCGAGATGACGAGACGTATTTGGGATAAGGTCCTGCTTGAGAACAGCGACGACGTTGTCCACGTCTTGTCACTCAAGGGACTCTTCCTGTATCTATCACCAGCCAGCAACAGGATACTAGAATACGACCCCAGCGAGCTCGTCGGAACAGCGCTTTCGTCCGTCTGCCATCCCAGCGACATCGTTCCTGTAACGAGGGAACTGAAGGAGACTACGAATGGCGCATCTGTCAATGTTGTGTTCAGGATACGGCGCAAGAAGAGCGGATACATGTGGTTCGAAGGCCATGGCTCCCTTCATACCGAGCAAGGCAAGGGTCGGAAATGTATCATCCTCGTCGGCCGCGAACGCCCAGTTTACACTTTGAGCAAGGCCATTGTACGCGAGTCTGGCGGCGTCGGTGATAACGAGCTGTGGACGAAGATGTCTACATCAGGCATGTTCTTGTATGTTTCATCAAACGTGCGCCAGTTGCTCGATAAGCAACCTGAAGACCTCGTCGGCACTAGCATACAATCTCTCATGCGGCAGGAGTCCAAGATCAACTTTGGTCGCATACTAGAGCTTGCCAGAGGAGGCAGGAAGGGCGAGGTCAAACACGAAATGATCAACAAGCGTGGCCAGGTTCTACAGGCTTTTACGACAATATATCCCGGAGACGCAACCGAAGGCCAGAAACCTACCTTTGTCGTTGGGCAAACACGACTGCTCAAGTACTCACGGAATAGTAATGCCGGCCGTCCATCCATGTATACGAATACCAAGCATGAGCGCGACTCTCACAACTCTATTCATACTCAGATGTCGGGAGCAGCATCACCTGCCGCGGGGTCCATGACTGGTCCTACTGGTTCGAGTACGCCAATGACGTCCAATACCAATCCACTCTTCGTCACTACTGAGGAATCTCCTGCTACATTTGCTGGACACAATGGCCTCCAACTCGGACATCAGGATCAAAGTCTAGCCTCAGATGACAACGTATTTGACGAACTGAAGACGACGCGAAGCACAAGCTGGCAATACGAGTTACGACAAATGGAAAAGCGGAACAGATACCTAGCAGAAGAAGTCCAGAGCTTGTTAGCAGctaagaagaagaggaaaCGCAGAAAGGGTGCCGGCCAAATGCAGAAAGATTGTGCAAACTGCCATACGAGAACAACACCCGAGTGGCGCAGGGGTCCTTCAGGGAATCGGGACCTTTGTAATTCGTGCGGACTGCGATGGGCCAAGCAGGTAAGTTATGCTTCTCGCCAGAACGACATGGTTTTGGTCAACGCTAATGCTCTTCGCAGCAAGGGCGAGTATCACCTAGGACATCCTCCGCCGCAAGCGAtaagagcaagaagagcagcGCTTCACCGCGCCACTTCCCAACAAGCCACCAGAACCACCAGACTATCCTGCCTCATTCGATACCCGACACTGGACAACAATCCTCCATGCCTTCGGCAATGTCTTCATCAACTAAGCGATCGCCGCAGCAAGGCAGCATCAGCGAGTCTCATGCTACAAAAGCAGCCCGTACGGAAGTTGCGTCTTCGCAAGGTTTCATCCCCCCACCGGCGATCGATGAAGTAACGGAGCCGGAATCATGAGCATGATTGATCGGAGCAGCctcttctctactactacttcaCAGTTTTCCTCTTCTGTTTCGTGTCATTCTCCGCTTTGGTCCAACGATACCCCATTACTTATATTCCCTTTAACGAACTTCACATTCGCTTGCCGAGAGCGAACCGTCTTGTGGGCGAGTTATTAGACTCATGCATGCCCTTCTTTCCTATCGTTGTTTGATGCTTTATGATTTGGGGCAACAAGAAACTGGGGTGAGGTTGGCGCACGTGGCTGAGGTCTTCAGCTACCGGGTTCTTTACACTGCGAGGTTAAAAGATGAGGGGCGATAGGCACGTATGTCTCGCGCATACTTTTTTTTGGTGAATTCCGCTTCTACTGTTCTATTGTATATATCAGCCACAATCGGTAAATGTATGGGTTGGTATGCCAGGATGCGTGGAGGGCACGACTGACTCGATCAGCTAAATATCACGTCAGATCATATTACATCAAATGAATAGTGGACCCAAACTAAGATGATCTGTACGAACTGCAGTAAACCCCAACGTGCCCCTTGACCCATGGATCCATATGCACTTCTTCCCCGCTCTCTTCCCGCCCGCATGCTCGCTCGCTTGTCTTGGACGCAACAATGTCGAGGAGGGCCCTGACTGTGGCGTAAAGTGGACTTATCATCTAGACAAAACTCATGCGGCAGTTGTATCACAACATGAACAGCTAAACCCAAAATCCGGCCCTTTTCTCATGCTTGGTAATATGCTCGCACAGGTGTTGGTCTGGAGCGCACAGCTGCTGCGCAACTTGGCGTTTGAACGTGAAGTGCGATAAGAGCGTATCATTAATCATGCTCGTGATTATGTTATGGACTCGCCGTAGGCTTTGTCTTGCTTCGCTTGCAATCAGACATCCCGCGCGTAAAAACGTGACATGGCCGCGGAGGGTGCTGGAGGCAGGCCCTAGAATGCATGATGTGGCGCTAGAACGCTGCATGTTCCACGGAAGCAGAATGAGGAACACACAGGGGGGTCAGGAGAGCTGCATGCAGGTTCCCGGGCACTTAGCCCCGGCAGCACTCGTTAGTTCCAAGGTTCTTGGAAGGGCAGATTACAACCAGATTTGGAGGAGAGGGGGCCTAGGAAAAAAGGTCAATGCCAACTACGCAGGCCTCTCTGTGTCCCAAGATGCAGCGGTTGCTGTGCAGAGTCTGGAGCGTCGTGCCTCGGTATCGCTTTGTACCGTGGAAGAAGGCTCCAATGACGAAAGTTTGTAGGGCAAATAAACTTCGTCCATCGCACGTTGTTACCCACATGGCTTGGGCCTCCTCCCTCGTTCCCCCCTCATCAAGCCCGCAGCAGCCTTCCAATCAAACAAGTGGGGCCGCCATCCGGCCTTGATCCTTTGCATCCTTCGATCCCCTGCGGCCTAAGCGTCTGCGCCTTATCTGGGCTCTGACGATGTTTTCCGGGCCATGACATGAAGGCGCGGCAAGGGTACAAGGGTTAAACGTTCGCACCGAAAGTCAAAGATGGGATGGGTATGGCTCGGATGCCACAGCGAAGGAGGCTACGGGGGTACCCAGGGATCATCGTCTCTCATTTCTTTTTTTTCGTCCGAAGCCGGCCAGCTTCATGCCTGATTCATATCTAACGTTGCGCTTTGGATACTAGGGACCGTTTTGGGGGGGCACTGTTCGCTTCATTAATTTGTTGTTGGGGCTTTCACTGCCGTGGGTATTACGATTACGAGGTAAAGCCCGCGCTGCGCTGCCTCTTCACTTTTCTGGTTCTTGGGATTTTTGGACTGCCGACGACAAACGCTGTCTTGACACGAGTCGCAATCCTTCGCGCGACATCTTTTCTTGTTTCTGTGCCGTGGTTTACTTTTCGTCGGACCTGGGCAAGAAACGGTACCCATTCCGACTGCAATTCCGACCGCGAATTACAGGAACCTTGCGATCACGTTTCTGGACCGAGTCGATAGGATCCCGTTCCTGGAGGAGTGTTTGGTTTAGGAAGGCGGTTTGCGGCAAGCGCATCCACGAGCGTAGACAACTCGAAACGGACGCGGTTACGACCCAACTACCCGCTGCGTAGAAATCGCATACGTCGCAGGAACCACAGCAGTTCGCACCAGGGCAACGCAAGAGGAGGATACAATGGATGAGAACAACAGGATAACAATCACGGTGTGTGGAGACGGAGGATGTGGTATGCGCGAACCAATGGCCGACATGGAGCATTGAGGGGCTGACTTGGGTGTAGGAAAAAGTTCAATCACATTACGGCTTGTCAGGAGTCAATGGACATCTGAGTATGATCCTACGATAGGTTCGTCGCCTT
This genomic window from Alternaria dauci strain A2016 chromosome 1, whole genome shotgun sequence contains:
- a CDS encoding mitochondrial 37S ribosomal protein uS2m, with translation MILRSIAARSAPRALAQHARQSSRPLQRHLSTETDSIEASTENSLKQLQSIEAQLNTHLQQPVPSVDPETHGTSDAVAGNVAQQYYLYKQQSQQMGKLGTQIEPHYKPHTLLNHPPSPADVTLELLLASEAHQGHVTSLWNPANARYIHGIRQGVHIISLEVTAAHLRRAAKVVQEVARRGGMILFVGTRDGQDRAVARAAELAKGYHLFERWIPGSITNGQQILGRCKTKVVNELDEEVPGFEDLLFDRPVLRPDLVVCMNPLENYVLLHECALNNIPTIGVIDTNADPTWVTYPIPANDDSLRCIQVIAGVLGRAGETGQKQRLAAAAQGHITYRPAKGLTMPNADTDGDRTDAGNILSGSTSRMGEGVPRERVDETADTRDTSLGDAGEMATKMDEVSNHESHRTKEGRDIKVTS